In the Quercus lobata isolate SW786 chromosome 5, ValleyOak3.0 Primary Assembly, whole genome shotgun sequence genome, one interval contains:
- the LOC115992396 gene encoding cyclic phosphodiesterase-like, translated as MCHRIPLSVSNSNFNCLQVTYKTEAHNNLNIQHNRQSKTSKTPSPFWVFFVPHQISVSVSEKTNKSLSSLSASKPTSSSSSSSSSTSTLIFDLMATSQQVEPEKQAYSVWAVPPDDVAARLKKLMDSLGSEFGGPKFEPHITVVGAVHLTPEDAVDKFRSAYEGRKAYTATVDRVATGTFSSQGVFLVIHPTTEVVETSAHCCGHFGYKKSTPYMPHLSLLYADLTEDEKKKAQERASILDESINSLSFQVNRLALYKTDTEDKTLESWEKISECFLSPN; from the exons ATGTGCCACCGCATTCCACTCTCAGTATCAAATTCCAACTTTAATTGCTTACAAGTTACGTACAAAACCGAAGCACACAACAACCTCAATATTCAACACAACAGACAATCAAAAACATCCAAAACCCCATCaccattttgggttttttttgttccaCATCAAatttctgtttctgtttctgaAAAAACCAACAAATCACTCTCTTCCTTATCTGCATCAAAACccacttcctcttcttcttcttcttcttctagtaCTTCGACCTTAATATTCGATCTCATGGCAACCTCCCAACAAGTAGAGCCAGAGAAGCAGGCGTACTCGGTTTGGGCTGTCCCACCTGATGACGTGGCGGCCAGGCTGAAGAAGCTGATGGATAGCCTTGGGTCCGAGTTCGGTGGGCCCAAATTCGAGCCCCACATAACTGTTGTTGGGGCCGTCCATTTGACACCGGAAGATGCGGTTGACAAGTTCAGATCAGCCTATGAAGGCCGCAAGGCTTACACTGCCACCGTTGATCGTGTGGCTACGGGCACTTTCTCTTCTCAGGGTGTTTTCCTTGTCATCCATCCTACTACAGag GTAGTGGAGACTAGTGCACACTGCTGTGGTCATTTTGGATACAAGAAATCGACTC CTTATATGCCACATTTGAGCCTCCTTTATGCGGATCTGACAGaggatgagaagaaaaaagccCAAGAAAGAGCTAGTATCCTTGATGAAAGCATTAACAGTTTGAGCTTCCAAGTTAATCGCCTTGCATTATACAAAACAGACACTGAGGACAAAACTCTCGAATCCTGGGAGAAAATTTCTGAATGCTTCCTTAGCCCAAATTAG